In the genome of Vibrio sp. NTOU-M3, one region contains:
- the uvrY gene encoding UvrY/SirA/GacA family response regulator transcription factor: MISVFLVDDHELVRTGIRRIIEDVRGMNVAGEAESGEDAVKWCRNNHVDVILMDMNMPGIGGLEATKKILRFNPDVKIIVLTVHTENPFPTKVMQAGAAGYLTKGAGPDEMVNAIRVVHSGQRYISPEIAQQMALSQFSPASENPFADLSERELQIMMMITKGQKVTDISEQLNLSPKTVNSYRYRLFNKLDISGDVELTHLAIRHGMLDTETL; this comes from the coding sequence TTGATAAGTGTTTTCCTTGTAGATGATCACGAGCTGGTTCGCACAGGGATACGACGTATTATTGAAGACGTCCGTGGAATGAACGTAGCAGGGGAAGCTGAAAGCGGTGAAGATGCAGTGAAATGGTGTCGTAACAATCATGTTGACGTCATTTTAATGGATATGAATATGCCAGGAATTGGTGGCTTGGAAGCGACCAAAAAGATCCTGCGATTCAATCCTGATGTAAAAATCATTGTTTTAACTGTTCATACGGAAAATCCGTTTCCAACTAAAGTGATGCAAGCAGGTGCCGCGGGCTACCTTACTAAAGGTGCAGGGCCTGATGAAATGGTGAATGCAATTCGCGTTGTTCATAGCGGGCAGCGTTATATTTCACCTGAAATTGCGCAACAAATGGCTTTAAGTCAATTCTCACCAGCCTCTGAGAATCCTTTTGCCGACTTGTCTGAGCGCGAACTACAAATCATGATGATGATTACCAAAGGACAGAAGGTCACTGATATTTCAGAGCAGTTAAACCTTAGCCCTAAAACGGTCAATAGTTATCGCTATAGATTGTTCAATAAGTTGGACATTAGCGGTGATGTTGAGCTAACCCACCTTGCTATTCGTCATGGAATGTTAGATACCGAGACCCTCTAG
- the yeiP gene encoding elongation factor P-like protein YeiP has translation MPKASELKKGFAIESNGKTLLIKDIEVTTPGGRGGAKIYKLRCTDLSTGSRVDERYKSDDVVDTVDMYKRAAAFSYVDGDEYIFMDNEDYSQFTFKQSDIEDELLFITEEIQGLHVILVNGNAVAIELPASVELVIEETDPSIKGASASARTKPARFSTGLVVQVPEYIATGDRIVVNTTERKYMSRA, from the coding sequence ATGCCAAAGGCAAGTGAGTTAAAAAAAGGCTTTGCGATTGAAAGCAATGGCAAAACACTACTGATTAAAGACATTGAAGTAACCACACCGGGTGGCCGTGGTGGTGCAAAAATCTACAAACTTCGTTGTACTGACCTTTCAACAGGCTCGCGCGTTGATGAGCGTTACAAATCAGATGACGTTGTCGACACCGTTGACATGTACAAGCGTGCAGCTGCATTCTCTTATGTGGACGGCGATGAATACATTTTCATGGATAATGAAGATTACTCACAATTCACATTTAAGCAGTCTGACATTGAAGATGAGCTACTGTTCATCACTGAAGAAATTCAAGGCTTGCACGTCATTTTAGTTAACGGTAATGCGGTTGCAATTGAACTACCAGCGTCAGTAGAACTCGTTATTGAAGAAACCGACCCTTCAATTAAAGGCGCGTCAGCTTCTGCACGAACTAAGCCTGCTCGCTTCTCAACAGGGTTAGTCGTTCAAGTTCCTGAGTACATTGCGACAGGTGATCGCATTGTCGTGAACACCACAGAACGTAAATACATGAGCCGAGCATAA
- a CDS encoding PTS sugar transporter subunit IIC/EAL domain-containing protein, which yields MAGLHRVVARSDLGIKLIYSRYIVSSLKALREGMIWLVPCLMISSFALFFACVGEFLYGYRTETVTTFYDIHSVIARFFPYLMTSTISYVLAMQWRLPRPPVALLSVLYLIIIGEILPTEQTVLTFNIIMAILTPLYAIPFLAYLLRFNVLQLTRSESAGQIVKESLNLVLPAILTAGLVLVVNYSLLMSVTQIPVLELIVLDYANEPTWFGVMFAAFNSTLWFFGIHGYYALLPMVDLLQEASNLNYSTVLAGGAGQYHMNLSFMGAFVFIGGAGSTLSLVIALLLFAKQKSLKMIALASIPIGLININEILLFGLPIIFNPRLFIPFLLAPIVNVVVAMMAVSLELVASPSVSVPFNSPILFNAWMSTSGDWGAVVLQLINLFLGVLIYLPSVRCMNLADAKHAIHLRALDTTYSRREEEAKTLMDDPIFRAMQKERETHQVEQQLQQLSHTDFCIEYQPKVNRVSGKTVGCEALIRAKNEKGSLLYPGQFMPWLEKAGLMKDVDLWVIKQVVRDISYMQMQGIYLPVSVNITAATLNDNEYMEQLCDALGQYGEFIQLEITEESLLLDEKQLALVFNQLHQLGVEIHIDDFGTGFSSLSYLNKFEIDAIKIDRSFVLALEHEKGLSVFTSILAIADKLELNVVVEGVESQEQLQYIPANDSIAVQGWYYSKSLPLEKFTHYVLF from the coding sequence ATGGCGGGATTACATAGGGTAGTAGCGCGATCTGACTTAGGGATAAAACTCATTTACAGCCGCTATATTGTTTCTTCTTTGAAGGCATTAAGAGAAGGGATGATATGGTTAGTCCCTTGTCTTATGATCTCTTCTTTTGCGTTATTTTTCGCCTGTGTTGGTGAGTTTCTCTATGGTTATCGAACAGAAACGGTGACCACGTTTTATGACATTCATAGCGTCATTGCTCGGTTTTTTCCCTACTTAATGACGTCGACTATTTCCTATGTTTTAGCCATGCAATGGCGTCTTCCTCGGCCACCCGTAGCGCTGCTTTCTGTGCTGTATTTAATCATTATTGGAGAAATATTACCGACAGAACAAACGGTGCTCACCTTCAATATCATCATGGCGATTCTTACGCCATTGTATGCCATTCCTTTTCTTGCCTATTTGCTGCGCTTTAATGTTTTGCAACTGACTCGTAGCGAAAGTGCTGGTCAGATTGTGAAAGAGTCTCTGAATCTTGTACTTCCGGCAATTTTGACGGCTGGTTTGGTATTGGTGGTTAACTACTCGCTATTGATGAGCGTAACTCAGATACCAGTCCTTGAACTGATTGTTCTTGATTATGCCAATGAACCCACATGGTTTGGTGTCATGTTTGCAGCATTCAATTCAACGCTATGGTTTTTTGGTATTCATGGGTATTACGCTTTGCTGCCAATGGTGGATTTACTGCAAGAGGCCAGTAATTTGAATTACTCTACGGTTCTGGCCGGAGGGGCTGGTCAATATCACATGAACCTCTCTTTTATGGGGGCGTTTGTTTTTATCGGGGGGGCAGGGTCGACACTATCGCTTGTGATTGCATTGCTGTTATTTGCAAAACAAAAAAGCCTGAAGATGATTGCGCTTGCAAGTATTCCTATCGGGCTGATTAACATCAATGAAATATTGCTCTTTGGCTTACCTATCATCTTTAACCCGCGTTTGTTTATCCCTTTCTTGCTGGCGCCCATTGTGAATGTTGTTGTCGCAATGATGGCCGTTTCTTTGGAACTGGTTGCCTCACCGAGTGTTTCTGTCCCTTTTAATAGTCCAATATTGTTCAATGCTTGGATGTCGACTTCTGGAGATTGGGGGGCTGTGGTATTGCAACTCATTAATCTCTTTTTGGGTGTGCTGATTTATTTACCGAGTGTAAGGTGCATGAATTTAGCCGATGCAAAGCATGCCATTCATTTGAGAGCGCTCGACACGACCTATTCACGTAGAGAAGAAGAAGCCAAAACCTTGATGGACGATCCTATTTTTCGAGCGATGCAAAAGGAACGAGAAACGCATCAAGTCGAACAACAATTACAGCAGTTGAGCCACACGGATTTTTGTATCGAATATCAGCCTAAAGTGAACCGAGTTTCTGGAAAAACAGTTGGTTGTGAAGCATTGATTCGGGCAAAAAATGAAAAAGGATCGTTGTTGTACCCTGGGCAGTTTATGCCTTGGCTTGAAAAAGCAGGCCTGATGAAAGACGTGGATTTGTGGGTAATTAAGCAGGTAGTCAGAGATATTTCTTATATGCAAATGCAAGGGATTTATTTACCTGTCAGTGTCAATATCACGGCCGCAACTCTAAATGACAATGAGTACATGGAGCAGCTTTGCGATGCACTTGGCCAGTATGGCGAGTTTATTCAATTGGAGATCACGGAAGAGTCGCTATTGTTAGATGAAAAACAGCTAGCACTCGTTTTTAATCAACTTCATCAACTTGGGGTTGAAATTCATATAGATGATTTCGGTACGGGTTTTTCGTCACTAAGTTATCTCAATAAATTTGAAATTGATGCAATAAAAATTGACCGTTCATTTGTTCTCGCGTTAGAGCATGAAAAGGGGCTTAGCGTCTTTACCAGTATATTGGCTATCGCCGACAAACTTGAGTTGAACGTTGTCGTTGAAGGGGTAGAGTCACAGGAGCAGCTTCAGTATATTCCTGCTAACGATAGTATTGCTGTGCAAGGTTGGTATTACTCTAAGTCACTACCGTTAGAGAAATTTACCCACTATGTTTTGTTTTAA
- a CDS encoding HI1450 family dsDNA-mimic protein: MSDLMSYDDAIDTAYDIFLEMAPDNLEAADVIIFTAQFEERGAAELVETGDDWAEHVGFDVDKDTYAEVRVGLVNEENDVLDDVFARLLISRDPEHKFCHILWKRD, encoded by the coding sequence ATGTCTGATTTAATGTCCTACGATGACGCGATCGACACTGCATATGACATTTTTCTAGAAATGGCTCCTGATAATTTAGAAGCTGCGGATGTCATTATATTTACAGCACAATTTGAAGAGCGTGGTGCAGCAGAGCTAGTAGAAACTGGTGATGACTGGGCTGAACACGTAGGCTTTGATGTTGATAAAGACACTTACGCAGAGGTTCGCGTTGGATTAGTTAACGAGGAAAACGATGTGTTAGATGATGTATTTGCACGTCTACTCATTAGCCGAGATCCAGAACATAAGTTCTGCCACATTTTGTGGAAACGTGACTAA
- a CDS encoding DNA polymerase II encodes MSIQEGFLLTRQSRDISGHTQIELWVSTANGPVQLIVSGEKPVFFIDSAEQQAVSLIAQQGGIELSVKELPLKDFSQTPLSACYCQTSKDSNALSDLLRQADIQTLEHDIRLADRYLMERFIKGSIEFTGVTQQQFSFTRYSHVKCREGKFTPSLKVVSLDLECSEKGVLYSIGFDSPMDSRVIMIGQPEPSETAIEWVENEEALLKAMVRWFNQFDPDVIIGWNVIDFDFRLLHKRAEWNKVKLNIGRGNQASYFRTSKTTQQSFISIPGRVVMDGIDTLKTATYHFRSWSLEAVSQELLGEGKQIHNVHDRMDEINTMFRKDKPSLAKYNLQDCVLVNKIFAHTHLLEFAIERSKLTGVELDRIGGSVAAFTNLYLPQIHRAGYVAPNLHPENWIASPGGYVMDSIPNLYDSVLVLDFKSLYPSIIRSFLIDPMGLIEGLKLDIGKQSDQAVPGFRGGQFHRSKHFLPEMIEKLWAARDIAKKNNEKAFSQAIKIIMNSFYGVLGSSGCRFFDTRLASSITMRGHEIMKQTKVLIEEKGYQVIYGDTDSTFVSLNGKFSQQQADEIGLGLVDYINQWWTKHLKDEYNLNSILELEYETHYKKFLMPTIRGSETGSKKRYAGLMGDGEQERIVFKGLESARTDWTPLAQQFQQTLYHMVFHNENPSEFVRQFVEATLSGQNDDSLIYQKRLRRKLHEYQKNIPPQVRAARMADDINQQLGRPLQYQNRGRIEYVITINGPEPKEYQKSPIDYQHYIEKQLKPVAEAILPFIGLDFKALSEPQLGLF; translated from the coding sequence TTGTCCATACAAGAAGGCTTTCTCTTAACACGTCAATCGCGTGATATTTCTGGTCACACTCAAATTGAATTGTGGGTTTCTACCGCAAATGGGCCTGTCCAGCTTATAGTTAGTGGCGAAAAGCCAGTATTTTTCATTGATAGTGCCGAGCAACAAGCCGTCTCCTTAATTGCTCAGCAAGGTGGTATTGAGTTATCAGTAAAAGAACTGCCTTTAAAAGATTTTTCACAAACACCTTTATCCGCTTGCTACTGTCAAACAAGTAAAGACAGCAATGCTCTCTCAGATCTCCTCCGCCAAGCCGATATTCAAACGCTAGAACACGATATCCGCTTGGCAGATCGTTATTTAATGGAACGATTTATCAAAGGAAGCATTGAGTTTACGGGTGTAACCCAGCAACAATTTAGTTTTACACGCTACTCTCATGTTAAGTGCCGTGAAGGCAAATTTACCCCATCATTAAAAGTCGTTTCTCTCGATCTCGAGTGTTCTGAAAAGGGTGTGCTGTATTCCATCGGATTTGACAGCCCAATGGATAGCAGAGTGATCATGATTGGCCAACCAGAACCAAGTGAAACTGCCATCGAATGGGTTGAAAACGAAGAGGCATTGCTAAAAGCGATGGTGCGGTGGTTTAATCAATTTGACCCTGATGTCATTATTGGCTGGAACGTGATTGATTTTGATTTCCGCCTACTGCATAAACGAGCAGAATGGAACAAAGTTAAACTAAACATTGGTCGCGGCAATCAAGCAAGCTACTTTCGAACATCCAAAACAACACAACAATCGTTTATTTCCATCCCCGGCCGTGTCGTCATGGATGGCATTGATACGCTTAAAACGGCGACTTACCATTTTCGTAGTTGGTCCTTAGAAGCCGTTTCTCAAGAATTACTTGGTGAAGGTAAACAAATCCATAATGTCCACGATCGTATGGATGAGATCAACACCATGTTCAGGAAGGATAAGCCTTCCCTCGCCAAATACAATCTACAAGACTGTGTTTTGGTAAATAAAATTTTTGCCCATACTCACCTACTTGAGTTTGCGATAGAGCGTTCTAAACTCACCGGTGTCGAACTTGATCGAATTGGTGGCTCTGTCGCAGCCTTCACTAACCTTTATTTACCGCAAATTCACCGAGCTGGGTACGTTGCGCCTAATTTGCACCCTGAAAATTGGATCGCTAGCCCGGGTGGCTACGTTATGGATTCAATTCCAAACCTTTATGACTCAGTGCTCGTTCTTGATTTTAAAAGCCTTTATCCTTCCATCATTCGCTCATTTTTGATTGATCCGATGGGGTTAATCGAGGGGTTAAAATTAGACATTGGTAAGCAAAGTGATCAAGCGGTGCCCGGGTTTCGAGGTGGACAATTTCATCGCTCAAAGCACTTTTTGCCAGAGATGATTGAAAAATTGTGGGCAGCTCGCGATATCGCTAAGAAGAACAATGAAAAGGCCTTTTCCCAAGCGATTAAAATCATCATGAACTCTTTTTATGGTGTGCTTGGCTCTTCCGGTTGCCGATTCTTTGATACTCGATTAGCGTCCAGCATCACCATGCGTGGTCATGAAATCATGAAACAAACCAAAGTGTTAATTGAAGAAAAAGGCTATCAGGTGATCTACGGAGACACTGACTCTACATTCGTCTCATTAAACGGTAAGTTTTCACAACAGCAAGCCGATGAAATTGGTCTCGGATTGGTGGATTACATCAACCAATGGTGGACCAAACACCTCAAAGATGAATACAACTTGAACTCCATACTCGAGCTGGAATACGAGACTCACTACAAAAAATTCTTAATGCCGACCATTCGAGGTTCAGAAACAGGTTCCAAAAAACGCTACGCAGGTTTGATGGGAGATGGGGAGCAAGAACGGATCGTATTTAAAGGACTAGAAAGCGCCAGAACAGACTGGACACCACTCGCCCAACAATTTCAGCAAACGCTATATCACATGGTTTTCCATAACGAGAATCCGTCTGAGTTCGTACGTCAATTCGTTGAAGCAACACTCAGTGGTCAGAATGATGACTCTTTGATTTATCAAAAGCGATTACGCAGAAAACTGCATGAGTATCAAAAAAACATTCCACCGCAGGTTCGTGCGGCACGAATGGCCGATGACATAAACCAGCAACTAGGACGACCTTTGCAATACCAAAATCGGGGACGCATTGAATACGTGATCACCATAAACGGCCCAGAGCCTAAAGAATATCAAAAAAGCCCAATTGACTATCAGCACTACATTGAAAAACAACTCAAACCAGTAGCAGAAGCCATTTTGCCGTTTATCGGGCTAGATTTTAAGGCACTCAGTGAGCCCCAACTGGGTTTGTTTTAA
- a CDS encoding nucleotidyltransferase domain-containing protein, translated as MLLSVIDPQQPFQPEYQPALEDILKLLRGGLGENLHSVYVYGSVARKKARPGFSNLDIIVVSKRSFSDTRATLYNTIKWRFQKSYPHITEVAFKTVLAQEVASLDSIFSWGFLLRHCAVCIYGEDLSECFGDYEPSWEIAKHWNMGVEDWVAVYRHRIARSATDTEQIKAQKIIAKKLLRASYSLVMYKDKCWYEDPIECGQQFLRYYPEKQVEIERLGILLTGRVIAKRSVVGILDGFGEWLVKQYQKTEFRIG; from the coding sequence ATGCTACTTTCCGTGATAGACCCTCAACAACCCTTTCAACCCGAGTATCAGCCAGCGTTGGAGGATATTTTAAAGCTCCTTAGAGGGGGACTTGGAGAAAACCTTCACAGTGTTTATGTATACGGCAGTGTTGCACGGAAAAAAGCGCGGCCCGGTTTCTCCAATCTCGATATCATCGTTGTTTCAAAACGTAGTTTTAGTGATACCCGTGCGACGTTGTACAACACCATCAAGTGGCGTTTCCAAAAAAGCTATCCGCATATTACGGAAGTGGCATTTAAAACGGTTTTGGCTCAAGAAGTCGCAAGCTTAGACAGTATCTTTTCGTGGGGGTTTTTACTTCGACATTGTGCAGTCTGTATTTATGGTGAAGATTTGTCTGAATGTTTTGGCGATTACGAGCCAAGCTGGGAAATTGCAAAACACTGGAATATGGGCGTGGAAGACTGGGTAGCGGTATACCGCCATCGTATTGCTCGCTCTGCAACGGATACGGAGCAAATTAAAGCACAGAAGATCATCGCCAAAAAACTGTTAAGAGCAAGCTATTCGTTGGTGATGTATAAAGATAAATGTTGGTATGAAGACCCTATCGAGTGTGGTCAGCAATTTCTTCGTTATTATCCAGAAAAACAAGTCGAAATAGAACGGCTTGGTATTTTGCTTACTGGGCGAGTGATTGCGAAACGTTCCGTAGTCGGCATTTTGGATGGCTTCGGAGAGTGGCTAGTGAAGCAATATCAAAAAACTGAATTTAGAATCGGTTAG